From a region of the Gossypium raimondii isolate GPD5lz chromosome 10, ASM2569854v1, whole genome shotgun sequence genome:
- the LOC105777302 gene encoding peroxisomal fatty acid beta-oxidation multifunctional protein MFP2 produces MGSKNNGRTTLEVGADGVAIITIINPPVNSLSPDVLYSLKESYDEALQRDDVKAIVVTGTNGKFSGGFDITSFDGMQSGKVEQPKLGFVSVEIVSDTLEAAKKPSVAAIDGLALGGGLEVAMACHARISTPTAQLGLPELQLGVIPGFGGTQRLPRLVGLTKSLEMMLTSKPVKGEEAVGLGLVDAVVSSHELIETARRWALDVLARRKPWVATLYKTEKLEPLGEAREIFNFARAQARKRAPNLKHPLVCIDVIEEGIVAGPRAGLWKEAEAFQVLLKSDTCKSLVHIFFAMRGTSKVPGITDRGLMPRQVRKVAVLGGGLMGSGIATALILSNYTVILKEVNEKFLEAGIDRVKANLQSRVKKGKMSQEKFEKTISLLSGVLDYERFRDVDMVIEAVIENVSLKQQIFADLEKFCSPHCILASNTSTIDLNLIGERTKSQDRIVGAHFFSPAHVMPLLEIVRTRQTSPQIIVDMLDVGKKIKKTPIVVGNCTGFAVNRMFFPYTQLGLFLVERGTDVYRIDRVITKFGMPMGPFRLADLVGFGVAIASGMQFIENFPERTYKSMLVPLMQEDKRTGEGTRKGFYSYDNERKPSPDPELYKYIEKSRSISGVAVDPKFVKLSDKDIVEMIFFPVVNETCRVLAEGIAVKAADLDIASVMGMGFPPYRGGIMFWADSLGSNYIYCRLEEWTKMYGEFFKPCAFLAELAAKGAPLSAAVEQAKSRL; encoded by the exons ATGGGGAGCAAGAACAATGGAAGAACAACCCTTGAAGTTGGAGCTGATGGAGTTGCTATTATCACCATCATCAATCCTCCTGTCAATTCTCTTTCTCCTGATG TGTTGTATAGCTTAAAAGAGAGTTATGACGAGGCCTTACAAAGAGACGATGTGAAGGCCATTGTTGTTACAG gtacaaatggaaaattttctggTGGTTTTGATATCACATCTTTTGATGGAATGCAATCAGGAAAAG TGGAGCAGCCGAAGCTTGGTTTTGTATCAGTTGAGATTGTCAGTGACACTTTAGAAG CTGCAAAAAAACCATCAGTTGCTGCCATTGATGGTCTTGCCTTAGGTGGGGGTCTAGAAGTTGCAATG GCATGTCATGCGAGAATATCGACTCCTACAGCACAATTAGGCCTGCCTGAACTTCAACTTGGGGTTATTCCTGGGTTTGGAG GTACACAGCGGCTTCCACGACTTGTTGGTCTCACGAAGTCCCTTGAAATGATGTTG ACATCTAAGCCTGTTAAAGGTGAAGAGGCAGTTGGATTGGGTCTAGTCGATGCTGTCGTTTCATCTCATGAGTTGATAGAGACTGCACGTCGGTGGGCACTAGATGTTTTAGCACGAAGAAAACCATGGGTTGCTACTCTCTACAAAACTGAAAAGCTAGAGCCCCTTGGGGAAGCCCGGGAAATATTTAACTTTGCTAGAGCACAGGCTCGGAAGCGAGCTCCAAATCTCAAACACCCCTTGGTTTGTATTGATGTTATTGAAGAGGGTATAGTTGCTGGTCCTAGGGCAGGGCTGTGGAAG GAGGCTGAAGCTTTCCAAGTACTTCTTAAATCTGACACCTGCAAAAGCTTGGTTCACATCTTCTTTGCTATGCGCGGAACATCTAAG GTTCCTGGGATTACCGACAGGGGGCTAATGCCAAGACAGGTGAGGAAAGTTGCTGTACTTGGTGGAGGTTTAATGGGCTCCGGAATAGCAACTGCATTGATTCTTAGCAATTATACAGTAATCCTGAAAGAAGTGAATGAGAAGTTTTTGGAGGCTGGAATTGATCGCGTCAAAG CCAATCTTCAAAGCCGAGTTAAGAAAGGGAAAATGAGTCaagaaaagtttgaaaaaaCAATCTCTCTGCTTAGCGGTGTTCTTGACTATGAAAGATTTAGGGATGTGGACATGGTCATTGAG GCAGTTATTGAGAATGTTTCTTTGAAGCAACAAATTTTTGCTGATCTCGAGAAATTCTGCTCTCCACATTGCATACTTGCAAGTAACACTTCCACTattgatttgaacttgatcggTGAGAGGACCAAATCCCAGGATCGGATTGTTGGGGCTCATTTCTTTAG TCCGGCTCATGTCATGCCACTATTGGAAATTGTTCGTACCAGGCAAACATCTCCCCAAATAATTGTTGACATGCTCGATGTtgggaagaaaataaagaagactCCAATTGTTGTTGGCAATTGTACAGGTTTTGCTGTCAATAGGATGTTCTTCCCTTATACGCAATTAGGCCTTTTCCTTGTTGAACGGGGAACTGATGTTTATCGGATTGATCGAGTAATTACCAAGTTTGGAATGCCAATGGGCCCATTCAG gTTGGCTGACCTAGTTGGTTTCGGTGTTGCAATTGCAAGTGGAATGCAGTTCATTGAGAACTTCCCTGAGCGAACCTATAAATCAATGCTTGTCCCACTTATGCAAGAGGATAAGAGAACTG GTGAAGGGACCCGTAAAGGGTTTTATTCATACGACAATGAACGCAAACCTAGTCCTGATCCTGAACTATATAAATACATCGAGAAGTCGAGGAGCATTTCAGGTGTAGCTGTTGACCCTAAG TTTGTGAAATTGTCCGATAAGGACATTGTGGAGATGATATTCTTCCCAGTGGTGAATGAGACTTGCCGGGTTTTAGCCGAAGGTATTGCAGTGAAAGCGGCTGACCTTGACATTGCTTCTGTTATGGGAATGGGATTTCCACCTTACCG GGGAGGAATCATGTTTTGGGCCGACTCTCTCGGATCTAACTACATTTATTGTAGACTGGAGGAGTGGACAAAAATGTATGGAGAATTCTTCAAGCCTTGTGCCTTCTTGGCTGAACTGGCAGCCAAGGGTGCTCCATTG AGCGCGGCGGTGGAGCAGGCCAAATCTAGATTATAA
- the LOC105778466 gene encoding bidirectional sugar transporter SWEET17 isoform X2, with amino-acid sequence MEELSFIVGVIGNVISVLVFLSPVGTFWRIVKNGSTEDFESLPYVCTLLSSSLWTYYGITKPGAYLVATVNGFGILAEAVYVVLFLIYAPRKMRVKTGILVGILNVGFLAAAILVTHLALEGDTRIDAIGFMCAGLNIIMYGSPLAAMKTVVTSKSVEYMPFFLSFFLFLNGGIWAFYALLEHDIFLGVPNGIGFLLGTAQLILYAIFRKARPSNDTISQGLLEQGFQN; translated from the exons ATGGAAGAGCTGAGCTTCATTGTGGGTGTTATAG GCAATGTCATCTCAGTTCTGGTTTTTCTTTCTCCAGT tggAACGTTTTGGAGGATAGTGAAGAATGGATCAACGGAGGATTTTGAGAGTCTTCCTTACGTTTGCACATTGTTGAGTTCAAGCTTGTGGACTTACTATGGAATCACAAAGCCTGGGGCTTACCTTGTTGCCACTGTGAATGGCTTTGGCATCCTGGCTGAAGCTGTCTATGTTGTTTTGTTCCTGATATATGCACCCAGAAAGATGAgg GTGAAGACTGGGATTTTGGTGGGGATATTAAATGTGGGGTTCCTAGCAGCAGCTATTTTGGTTACTCATTTAGCATTGGAAGGAGACACTCGAATCGATGCAATAGGGTTCATGTGTGCTGGGCTTAACATCATCATGTATGGCTCCCCTTTAGCTGCCATG aaaacgGTAGTGACAAGCAAAAGTGTAGAATACATGCCATTTTTTCTGTCGTTTTTCCTGTTCTTGAACGGAGGAATTTGGGCATTCTATGCATTGCTGGAGCACGACATTTTCCTTGGG GTGCCAAATGGGATAGGTTTTCTACTTGGAACAGCACAACTTATTCTGTATGCCATTTTTCGCAAAGCAAGGCCATCAAACGACACCATTTCTCAAGGATTACTGGAACAAGGTTTTCAAAA